The following coding sequences are from one Gossypium hirsutum isolate 1008001.06 chromosome A12, Gossypium_hirsutum_v2.1, whole genome shotgun sequence window:
- the LOC107962063 gene encoding KH domain-containing protein HEN4 isoform X1, whose protein sequence is MLCSNGAAGAIIGKKGAIVKALQNQTGASIMFESLETDHRDRVVTISALENVESQYSPAQNAVVLVFARSVEAEIERGFQSVLIKGTPVTLRLLVASNIVHCLKDKEGRVLFEIAELTGADIQVLVEELSLGHSPENVVQITGNFKSVQNAIFQVTSRLRDNLFPREVLNENRVSNCYGEVTETGLSQVLQPRSSILDNDHGPNLAQRLHTGHSENTSGPQSVKLQPQEAAGNGNMVAIQGVHHSSTTSGGSFDLETSLDSLLPCDMLNEMGGPSPYNGGSETTFSGLVQSLDVSPDSDQESASTRAMGNIELFDGVDCLTKSQLLETVERHELANGDDKGCLELESGKKSSIVKNTSVEIVVHEDAFDSIYGKNGCNLARLKEISGAKVEVHEPCGGESEGRVLISGTPDQTLIAQSLLQAFIQANQNA, encoded by the exons ATGCTTTGTTCCAATGGTGCTGCTGGGGCCATCATTGGCAAGAAGGGTGCCATTGTCAAAGCTTTGCAAAATCAAACTGGTGCTTCTATAATGTTTGAGTCCCTGGAAACCGATCATCGTGATCGTGTTGTCACCATTTCTGCCTTGGAG AACGTTGAATCACAGTATTCTCCTGCACAAAATGCTGTTGTTCTTGTATTTGCAAGATCCGTTGAAGCTGAAATTGAGAGAGGATTTCAGTCAGTCCTGATTAAGGGCACTCCTGTAACTCTTAGGCTTCTAGTTGCTTCCAACATTGTCCACTGCTTGAAGGACAAAGAAGGTAGGGTACTTTTTGAGATTGCAGAACTCACTGGCGCTGACATACAAGTCTTGGTTGAGGAGCTATCACTGGGCCATTCTCCAGAGAATGTAGTACAG ATTACTGGCAACTTTAAAAGTGTGCAGAATGCCATCTTTCAAGTTACTAGCAGACTTAGGGATAATCTCTTTCCACGTGAAGTGCTGAATGAAAATAGAGTGAGCAACTGCTACGGAGAAGTAACAGAGACAGGTCTGTCTCAAGTTCTCCAACCAAGAAGCTCAATATTAGATAATGATCATGGACCTAATTTAGCTCAAAGATTGCACACTGGGCACTCAGAAAATACTTCTGGTCCTCAGTCAGTAAAACTGCAACCACAAGAG GCTGCAGGAAATGGGAATATGGTTGCCATCCAAGGTGTTCATCATAGCTCAACTACCTCGGGAGGGAGCTTTGACCTTGAGACGTCTCTTGATTCTCTACTTCCATGTGATATGCTCAATGAAATGGGAGGCCCAAGCCCCTACAACGGAGGGAGTGAAACTACTTTTTCTGGTTTGGTTCAATCTTTAGATGTGTCTCCCGATTCTGATCAAGAGAGTGCTTCAACAAGAGCAATGGGTAATATTGAACTCTTTGATGGTGTAGACTGTCTGACAAAATCTCAGCTATTAGAG ACTGTTGAAAGACATGAGCTGGCCAATGGAGATGATAAAGGGTGTCTAGAACTTGAAAG CGGCAAGAAATCTAGTATTGTGAAAAATACAAGTGTGGAGATTGTAGTTCATGAAGATGCTTTTGACTCGATCTATGGCAAAAATGGCTGCAACCTTGCTCGTCTCAAAGAG ATCTCAGGTGCAAAGGTTGAAGTACATGAACCTTGTGGTGGTGAAAGTGAGGGGAGGGTGTTGATATCTGGGACTCCAGATCAAACCCTTATAGCACAAAGCTTGCTGCAAGCCTTCATCCAAGCCAACCAGAATGCATGA
- the LOC107962063 gene encoding KH domain-containing protein HEN4 isoform X2 → MLCSNGAAGAIIGKKGAIVKALQNQTGASIMFESLETDHRDRVVTISALENVESQYSPAQNAVVLVFARSVEAEIERGFQSVLIKGTPVTLRLLVASNIVHCLKDKEGRVLFEIAELTGADIQVLVEELSLGHSPENVVQITGNFKSVQNAIFQVTSRLRDNLFPREVLNENRVSNCYGEVTETGLSQVLQPRSSILDNDHGPNLAQRLHTGHSENTSGPQSVKLQPQEAAGNGNMVAIQGVHHSSTTSGGSFDLETSLDSLLPCDMLNEMGGPSPYNGGSETTFSGLVQSLDVSPDSDQESASTRAMGNIELFDGVDCLTKSQLLETVERHELANGDDKGCLELESGKKSSIVKNTSVEIVVHEDAFDSIYGKNGCNLARLKEWKIRSQVQRLKYMNLVVVKVRGGC, encoded by the exons ATGCTTTGTTCCAATGGTGCTGCTGGGGCCATCATTGGCAAGAAGGGTGCCATTGTCAAAGCTTTGCAAAATCAAACTGGTGCTTCTATAATGTTTGAGTCCCTGGAAACCGATCATCGTGATCGTGTTGTCACCATTTCTGCCTTGGAG AACGTTGAATCACAGTATTCTCCTGCACAAAATGCTGTTGTTCTTGTATTTGCAAGATCCGTTGAAGCTGAAATTGAGAGAGGATTTCAGTCAGTCCTGATTAAGGGCACTCCTGTAACTCTTAGGCTTCTAGTTGCTTCCAACATTGTCCACTGCTTGAAGGACAAAGAAGGTAGGGTACTTTTTGAGATTGCAGAACTCACTGGCGCTGACATACAAGTCTTGGTTGAGGAGCTATCACTGGGCCATTCTCCAGAGAATGTAGTACAG ATTACTGGCAACTTTAAAAGTGTGCAGAATGCCATCTTTCAAGTTACTAGCAGACTTAGGGATAATCTCTTTCCACGTGAAGTGCTGAATGAAAATAGAGTGAGCAACTGCTACGGAGAAGTAACAGAGACAGGTCTGTCTCAAGTTCTCCAACCAAGAAGCTCAATATTAGATAATGATCATGGACCTAATTTAGCTCAAAGATTGCACACTGGGCACTCAGAAAATACTTCTGGTCCTCAGTCAGTAAAACTGCAACCACAAGAG GCTGCAGGAAATGGGAATATGGTTGCCATCCAAGGTGTTCATCATAGCTCAACTACCTCGGGAGGGAGCTTTGACCTTGAGACGTCTCTTGATTCTCTACTTCCATGTGATATGCTCAATGAAATGGGAGGCCCAAGCCCCTACAACGGAGGGAGTGAAACTACTTTTTCTGGTTTGGTTCAATCTTTAGATGTGTCTCCCGATTCTGATCAAGAGAGTGCTTCAACAAGAGCAATGGGTAATATTGAACTCTTTGATGGTGTAGACTGTCTGACAAAATCTCAGCTATTAGAG ACTGTTGAAAGACATGAGCTGGCCAATGGAGATGATAAAGGGTGTCTAGAACTTGAAAG CGGCAAGAAATCTAGTATTGTGAAAAATACAAGTGTGGAGATTGTAGTTCATGAAGATGCTTTTGACTCGATCTATGGCAAAAATGGCTGCAACCTTGCTCGTCTCAAAGAG TGGAAAATCAGATCTCAGGTGCAAAGGTTGAAGTACATGAACCTTGTGGTGGTGAAAGTGAGGGGAGGGTGTTGA